The following coding sequences lie in one Drosophila sulfurigaster albostrigata strain 15112-1811.04 chromosome 2R, ASM2355843v2, whole genome shotgun sequence genomic window:
- the LOC133837786 gene encoding UDP-N-acetylglucosamine transferase subunit ALG13 homolog produces the protein MHLKVVYVTVGTTKFDGLIRAMTSDAVLYALQKRKCQKLVLQHGNSLPAEETELKLINEKYGIEVEQYKFRPNIEDIKGADLIIGHAGAGTCMDILNNQKPGIIVVNDELMDNHQLELAGQLAAEEYLFYCRVSELARSLAILDFAFLKPYIVDKANMTKFVNALNGLMRQ, from the coding sequence atgcatttaaaagttgtttatGTGACTGTTGGCACCACCAAATTCGATGGACTCATCCGAGCGATGACATCAGATGCAGTTTTATATGCATTGCAAAAACGCAAATGCCAGAAACTTGTTTTGCAGCATGGAAACTCATTGCCGGCTGAGGAAACCGAACTGAAGCTTATCAATGAAAAATACGGCATCGAGGTAGAGCAATACAAGTTCCGCCCAAATATAGAGGATATCAAAGGAGCAGATTTGATTATCGGACATGCGGGTGCAGGCACCTGCATGGATATATTGAACAATCAGAAACCCGGAATTATTGTTGTCAACGATGAACTAATGGACAATCATCAACTTGAATTGGCTGGACAATTGGCAGCCGAGGAGTATTTGTTCTACTGTCGAGTGAGCGAGTTAGCCAGAAGTTTAGCCATACTGGACTTTGCCTTCCTTAAACCTTACATAGTAGATAAAGCTAATATGACAAAGTTTGTGAATGCTTTGAATGGACTGATGAGACAATAG